The Campylobacter concisus genome includes a region encoding these proteins:
- a CDS encoding GGDEF domain-containing protein: MRRISLYTAQKIIIFSILLTHVCYFFIFLFMKEEILAVTNVFSVATYLFLLRLIYDSPENNKITMVIVQLEILFHALVCMLTLGWGYGFGLLFLASSLILFFTSFTYKFFNYIIVATQIILSIVCYIYLDGQPVKDFDGFKDLLFVFNLSMVCVFSVIVSYLLESSNLFIFLSILEEKEMAENILNHDPLTGLLNRTSMQKILSQNDLYKNRDFAIVMCDIDNFKKINDTYGHGAGDAVLKSLSGIFKNTFRDKDRVARFGGEEFLAVVLGVKKDVAVSIVERVRETLNKNIVEFENIKINATMTFGVVAHDGAGEFSIEKMIKQADELLYVGKRNGKNIVMSADYDPKG, encoded by the coding sequence ATGCGTAGAATTTCACTCTATACGGCTCAAAAAATTATCATATTTTCAATATTATTAACTCATGTCTGTTATTTTTTTATCTTTTTATTTATGAAAGAAGAAATTCTAGCAGTTACGAATGTATTTTCAGTAGCAACCTATCTTTTTCTTTTAAGGCTTATTTATGATAGCCCTGAAAATAACAAGATAACAATGGTAATAGTCCAGCTTGAAATTTTATTTCATGCATTAGTTTGTATGCTGACACTTGGATGGGGATACGGATTTGGGTTATTGTTTTTAGCATCGTCGCTAATACTATTTTTTACGTCATTTACCTATAAATTTTTTAACTACATAATAGTTGCAACGCAAATAATTTTATCCATAGTCTGCTATATATATTTAGATGGCCAGCCTGTAAAAGATTTTGACGGCTTTAAAGATCTACTTTTTGTTTTTAACTTAAGTATGGTTTGCGTATTTTCGGTTATCGTTTCGTACCTTTTGGAAAGCTCAAATTTATTTATATTTTTAAGCATCTTAGAGGAAAAAGAGATGGCTGAAAATATCTTAAATCACGATCCATTAACAGGACTTTTAAATCGTACTTCGATGCAGAAAATTTTAAGTCAAAACGATCTTTATAAAAATAGGGACTTTGCTATCGTTATGTGCGATATTGATAACTTTAAAAAGATAAATGATACCTATGGACACGGCGCAGGAGATGCTGTTTTAAAAAGCTTATCAGGCATATTTAAAAATACATTTAGAGATAAAGATAGAGTAGCTAGATTTGGCGGAGAAGAATTTTTAGCAGTCGTCTTGGGTGTAAAAAAAGATGTAGCTGTAAGTATCGTAGAGCGCGTAAGAGAGACTCTTAATAAAAACATAGTTGAGTTTGAAAATATAAAAATAAATGCAACTATGACATTTGGAGTTGTTGCACATGATGGCGCAGGTGAGTTTAGTATAGAAAAAATGATCAAGCAAGCTGACGAGTTACTTTATGTCGGTAAGAGAAATGGTAAAAATATCGTTATGAGTGCGGATTACGATCCAAAAGGATAA
- a CDS encoding GGDEF domain-containing protein, giving the protein MTHDFVDQSSYKAIDDIYKTILDVMIAANALSLLLFMIIATPLLFMCLLFIAAGILLRIKFDIKYRVLISLAFHLNIILLVTIIVTTMGWNTGIWIILVGVIFINYFLAFDSKSLTYIMAFLELILLILLYFIHKDEAPLIPSAIRGAIVICSIVFAFFIVLRLSMFADIITSSGYQQIRKETEELEKDSKHDFLTGLLNRRIIEKTLRFELVANKERSGNTNLVIMLGDIDNFKKINDTYGHDCGDEVLKDVASALKKSFRGKDYVCRWGGEEFLIILPDTKIEFIHEVSKRLKKQINNAKLPDKTPVTMTFGMLICANGIEVDFEQAITLVDKLLYEGKQNGKDRIELEILKKGSDA; this is encoded by the coding sequence TTGACACACGATTTTGTAGATCAAAGTAGTTATAAAGCGATCGATGATATCTATAAAACGATATTAGACGTTATGATAGCTGCAAATGCACTATCTTTGTTGCTTTTTATGATCATAGCTACACCACTACTTTTTATGTGCTTATTATTTATAGCAGCTGGTATATTGCTTAGAATAAAATTTGACATAAAATATAGAGTATTAATATCTCTTGCATTTCACCTAAATATCATATTACTTGTTACTATTATTGTTACTACTATGGGTTGGAATACTGGAATTTGGATAATACTCGTTGGTGTAATTTTTATAAACTACTTCCTAGCGTTTGATTCAAAGAGTCTTACTTATATAATGGCATTTTTAGAATTAATCTTGCTTATACTTCTTTATTTTATTCACAAAGATGAGGCACCGCTGATCCCATCGGCTATACGAGGGGCGATAGTTATATGCAGTATTGTTTTTGCTTTTTTTATTGTTTTAAGACTTTCAATGTTTGCAGATATCATCACTTCTAGTGGATATCAGCAAATAAGAAAAGAGACGGAAGAGCTTGAAAAGGACTCAAAGCATGATTTTTTAACGGGGCTTTTAAATAGAAGAATAATAGAAAAAACTTTAAGATTTGAACTAGTTGCTAATAAGGAAAGAAGTGGTAATACAAATTTAGTCATAATGCTAGGTGATATTGATAATTTTAAAAAAATAAACGATACATATGGGCATGACTGTGGCGATGAGGTCTTAAAAGATGTAGCCAGTGCTTTGAAGAAATCATTTAGAGGTAAAGACTATGTTTGCCGCTGGGGCGGAGAAGAATTTTTGATAATCTTGCCCGATACAAAGATAGAATTTATCCACGAAGTGAGCAAAAGACTTAAAAAACAGATAAACAACGCAAAACTTCCAGATAAAACTCCAGTTACTATGACCTTTGGCATGCTAATATGTGCAAATGGTATTGAGGTGGATTTTGAGCAAGCCATAACTTTAGTAGATAAGCTGCTTTACGAAGGCAAGCAAAATGGCAAAGACCGCATCGAATTAGAAATTTTAAAAAAGGGCTCGGATGCGTAG
- a CDS encoding mechanosensitive ion channel domain-containing protein, with protein sequence MRKILTIVLLSFIMLFGAENNKTQEENILSLTNQILTLNNQIQIIKAQQKDTNSTKADNSNLAGLQKKKNDLLEKIPLYVMQIEVTQNDIDKFILQKNNLEKKVAKLEKQLNKDAYVQSAIELEKMKIDYAYFSALINLEEIFKKGAKANSIKEVIDNGLLNLQTNSYVSIKELKDSLNETSSSYDNAFAELDLKKETDEEILIYLKNNADLLSSSMILSELNLVDTVEYINKLTSINSTKFNVGKIVVIIVVFLFFVSLTRILAKLTYWLMSLIASGEGVKEAKDQIVDIVKKPISALLIIYALNICIGVGFYPVPVPLTLANIFSIVYIVAFSWLVLTILNGYGIVIIDKIAQKSRRKEVVNLVLKVVYVIVLIIALLLILQKLGFDISALIASLGIGGLAVAFAAKDIIANFFASVMMLFDNSFSQGDWIVCGDIEGTVVEVGFRKTTIRSFDNALIFVPNSKLASDPVRNWSRRKVGRRIRMLIGIEYGATTDEIKKCVDDIKTMLINHPDIAKSEDITAKKKGLKYRQSIVSVDDYAGYKSNLFVVVDDFADSSINILVYCFAKTIVWGEFLDVKQDVMLKIMDILKQNGLNFAFPSQSLYIESIKDKI encoded by the coding sequence ATGCGTAAAATTTTAACAATCGTCTTGCTCTCATTTATAATGCTTTTTGGTGCTGAAAATAATAAAACTCAAGAAGAAAATATACTAAGCCTAACAAATCAAATTTTAACTTTAAATAATCAAATCCAAATCATAAAAGCACAGCAAAAAGATACAAACTCAACAAAAGCTGATAATTCAAATTTAGCTGGACTTCAAAAGAAAAAAAATGACCTTTTGGAAAAAATTCCACTATATGTTATGCAGATTGAAGTAACTCAAAACGATATTGATAAATTTATTTTGCAAAAAAATAATTTAGAAAAAAAAGTAGCTAAATTAGAGAAGCAATTAAACAAAGATGCTTACGTTCAAAGTGCTATTGAGCTTGAGAAAATGAAGATAGATTATGCATATTTCTCAGCTTTAATTAATCTTGAAGAAATATTTAAAAAAGGCGCTAAAGCAAACTCTATAAAAGAGGTGATAGATAACGGACTTTTAAATTTACAAACAAATTCTTACGTCAGTATAAAAGAGCTAAAAGATTCTCTAAATGAGACTTCAAGCTCTTACGATAACGCATTTGCCGAGCTTGATTTAAAAAAAGAGACTGATGAGGAAATTTTAATCTATCTTAAAAACAATGCCGATCTTCTAAGCTCAAGCATGATCTTATCAGAGCTAAATTTAGTCGATACGGTCGAATATATAAATAAGCTAACTTCTATAAATTCGACAAAATTTAACGTTGGTAAGATCGTAGTTATAATCGTAGTATTTTTATTTTTTGTCTCACTTACAAGAATTCTTGCCAAACTCACATACTGGCTTATGTCACTCATTGCATCAGGCGAAGGCGTAAAGGAGGCAAAGGATCAGATAGTAGATATCGTTAAAAAGCCTATCTCTGCACTTCTTATCATTTATGCGCTAAATATTTGTATCGGTGTTGGCTTTTATCCAGTGCCAGTGCCACTAACTCTAGCAAATATATTCTCGATCGTCTATATAGTCGCATTTTCATGGCTTGTTTTAACTATCCTAAATGGTTATGGCATAGTAATAATCGATAAAATCGCACAAAAGAGTAGACGAAAAGAGGTCGTAAATTTAGTTTTAAAAGTAGTCTATGTAATTGTATTAATAATCGCACTTTTACTAATTCTTCAAAAGCTTGGCTTTGATATATCAGCGCTCATAGCTTCACTTGGTATCGGTGGTCTTGCTGTTGCTTTTGCGGCAAAAGATATCATCGCAAACTTCTTTGCTTCTGTTATGATGCTTTTTGATAATTCATTTTCGCAAGGTGATTGGATAGTTTGTGGTGATATAGAAGGTACTGTCGTTGAGGTTGGCTTTAGAAAGACGACTATCAGAAGTTTTGATAATGCTTTAATCTTTGTGCCAAACTCAAAACTAGCAAGTGATCCTGTTAGAAACTGGAGTAGAAGAAAAGTTGGTAGACGTATTAGAATGCTAATTGGCATTGAGTATGGAGCGACAACTGATGAGATTAAAAAATGTGTAGATGACATAAAAACTATGTTGATAAATCATCCAGATATTGCCAAAAGTGAGGATATAACAGCAAAGAAAAAAGGGCTAAAATATAGACAAAGTATAGTTTCGGTTGATGATTATGCTGGATATAAATCAAATTTATTTGTCGTGGTTGATGATTTTGCAGATAGCTCGATAAATATCTTAGTTTATTGTTTTGCAAAGACTATCGTTTGGGGAGAATTTCTAGATGTCAAACAAGATGTAATGCTAAAGATTATGGATATTTTAAAGCAAAATGGTCTAAATTTCGCATTCCCAAGCCAAAGCTTGTATATTGAAAGTATCAAAGATAAAATTTAA
- a CDS encoding carbonic anhydrase, with protein MDDSLLEGAVKFMEDGFLEHEELFKSLQNRQDPHTLFISCVDSRVVPNLITNCLPGELFMVRNIANIVPPYRVSEEFLATTSAIEYALELLNIKNIIICGHSDCGGCAALYMDEKKLKTTPNVRNWIKLIEPIKREVLKFTSDDPAKMAWLTERLNVINSIENIMTYPNVKEEYERGNLQIYGWHYIIETGEIFSYDLKEGTFKLLADKRGENA; from the coding sequence ATGGATGACTCGCTACTTGAAGGTGCGGTAAAATTTATGGAAGATGGCTTTTTAGAGCATGAAGAGCTCTTTAAAAGTCTACAAAATAGACAAGACCCGCATACCCTTTTTATATCCTGTGTTGATTCAAGAGTAGTACCGAATTTGATAACAAACTGCCTTCCAGGCGAGCTTTTTATGGTGCGAAATATTGCAAACATCGTGCCACCTTATAGAGTGAGCGAGGAATTTTTGGCAACGACTTCGGCTATCGAATATGCATTAGAGCTTTTAAATATCAAAAATATCATTATTTGCGGGCACTCTGACTGCGGCGGATGTGCAGCGCTTTATATGGATGAAAAAAAGCTCAAGACCACGCCAAATGTTAGAAATTGGATAAAGCTAATAGAGCCGATCAAGCGAGAAGTGCTTAAATTTACAAGCGACGATCCAGCAAAAATGGCGTGGCTAACTGAGAGATTAAATGTGATAAATTCGATCGAAAATATAATGACTTATCCAAATGTAAAAGAGGAGTATGAAAGAGGAAACCTTCAAATTTATGGCTGGCACTACATTATAGAAACCGGTGAAATTTTTAGCTACGATTTAAAAGAGGGCACATTCAAACTTTTAGCAGATAAAAGGGGTGAAAATGCGTAA
- a CDS encoding Bax inhibitor-1/YccA family protein → MSLYDRNYAKQNQEELAYSQSSLSTFIKQTYQLFAASLLSATAGAYVGISIAGVFAANRFLFWGLVIVEFALLFGLMAAKRKEGLNLILLFAFTFISGLTLTPLLSAILAMPSGAGIVAQAFGLTTVAFGALSVFAMNTKRNFTTMGKMLFITLIVIVAAAIINIFVKSTMFQLVIASISSILFSAYILFDTQNIIRGNYETPVEGAVALYLDFVNLFTSLLQILGIFNRND, encoded by the coding sequence ATGAGTCTGTATGATAGGAACTACGCAAAACAAAATCAAGAAGAACTTGCGTACTCTCAAAGCTCACTAAGCACTTTTATAAAACAAACTTATCAACTTTTTGCAGCATCACTACTTTCAGCAACAGCTGGCGCTTATGTAGGTATTAGCATAGCTGGCGTTTTTGCGGCAAATAGATTTTTGTTCTGGGGACTTGTAATAGTCGAGTTTGCACTACTTTTTGGCTTAATGGCAGCTAAACGCAAAGAGGGATTAAATTTAATACTTCTATTTGCGTTTACTTTCATAAGTGGCCTTACGCTAACTCCGCTACTTTCAGCGATCTTGGCTATGCCAAGTGGAGCTGGTATTGTAGCTCAAGCATTTGGACTAACAACAGTTGCTTTTGGTGCGTTAAGTGTCTTTGCAATGAATACAAAACGTAACTTTACAACAATGGGTAAAATGTTGTTCATAACCTTAATTGTTATCGTTGCAGCAGCTATTATTAATATCTTTGTTAAAAGCACAATGTTTCAACTTGTAATCGCAAGTATTTCATCGATCTTATTTAGCGCATATATACTTTTTGATACGCAAAATATTATCCGTGGAAACTACGAAACTCCAGTTGAAGGCGCAGTTGCTTTGTATCTTGATTTTGTAAATCTATTTACATCATTACTACAAATTTTAGGAATTTTTAATAGAAATGACTAA
- a CDS encoding thiamine-phosphate pyrophosphorylase, with protein MTKDERIYRVIDANLNRLKEGLRVVEDIKRYVFDDAKLAYKIKSLRHKAKIPQKEFLKFRNSQNDVLKTSTKSEQARENLDEIITANFKRAQESARVLEECFKLINLEQAELFKSIRYELYELEKEL; from the coding sequence ATGACTAAAGATGAGCGCATCTACCGAGTAATAGATGCGAATCTAAATAGGCTAAAAGAAGGGCTTCGTGTCGTTGAAGATATAAAAAGATATGTCTTTGATGACGCTAAGCTCGCCTACAAAATAAAATCCCTCCGCCACAAAGCAAAGATCCCACAAAAAGAATTTTTAAAATTTAGAAATTCTCAAAATGATGTCTTAAAAACTAGCACGAAAAGCGAACAAGCTAGAGAAAATTTAGACGAGATAATCACTGCAAATTTCAAGCGCGCCCAGGAGAGTGCTCGCGTGCTTGAAGAGTGCTTTAAGCTCATAAATTTAGAACAAGCCGAGCTTTTTAAAAGCATAAGATACGAGCTTTATGAGCTTGAAAAAGAACTTTAA